The Trinickia acidisoli genome includes a window with the following:
- a CDS encoding glutathione S-transferase family protein: MMKLIGSLASPYVRKARIVLAEKKIDYQFVLEDVWSPDTTIHTFNPIGKVPCLVMEDGEAVFDSRVICEYVDTLSPVGKLIPQSGRERVEVRCWEALADGMLDAAVLIRLEGTQREESQRNEGWVARQRRKIDEGLVAMSQGLAGKPWCANNHYSLADVAVGCALGYLDFRMSDLNWREKYPNLEKHFAKLAQRQSFIDTTPN, encoded by the coding sequence ATGATGAAATTAATCGGTTCGCTCGCGAGCCCCTACGTCCGCAAGGCGCGGATCGTGCTCGCCGAAAAGAAGATCGACTATCAATTCGTGCTCGAAGATGTCTGGTCGCCCGACACGACCATTCATACGTTCAATCCGATCGGCAAGGTGCCCTGCCTCGTCATGGAGGACGGCGAGGCCGTATTCGATTCGCGTGTGATCTGCGAGTACGTCGATACGCTCTCGCCTGTCGGCAAGCTGATTCCGCAATCGGGGCGCGAGCGCGTCGAAGTGCGCTGCTGGGAAGCGCTCGCCGACGGCATGCTCGACGCGGCCGTCCTGATCCGTCTCGAGGGAACGCAGCGCGAGGAAAGCCAGCGTAACGAAGGCTGGGTGGCGCGTCAGCGGCGCAAGATCGACGAGGGGCTCGTGGCGATGTCGCAAGGGCTTGCCGGCAAGCCCTGGTGCGCCAACAACCACTATTCGCTGGCCGACGTCGCCGTTGGCTGCGCGCTCGGCTACCTGGATTTTCGGATGTCGGATCTCAATTGGCGCGAGAAGTATCCGAATCTCGAGAAGCATTTCGCGAAACTGGCGCAGCGCCAATCGTTCATCGACACGACTCCCAATTGA
- a CDS encoding oxygenase MpaB family protein: MSESAGQSGNGNERNASLPAFVVRLRERISQSVLSMTSGSGPTLDYTHPPGDPGLFGPDSVCWQVHADFTSMMIGGISALMLQALHPLALAGVWDHSTFRTDMRGRLRRTATFIAGTTYGAHDDALALIERVKRIHLSVTGVAPDGRPYRASDPALLTWVHVAEVSSFLAAHLRYVNPSLSSARQDRYYAEVALIAKLLGATDVPETRAQVAEYLSSMRPELEAGPRTHEVVRVLRHAAPPDRPLMQPAVRLMLNAGVDLLPDWAQQMLGFTRFARMQAVLARPGVRLVGPFIRWAHVNAVSKRARRRAASAPDA; encoded by the coding sequence ATGTCCGAGTCGGCAGGTCAAAGCGGCAACGGCAACGAACGAAATGCATCCTTGCCTGCGTTCGTCGTGCGATTGCGCGAGCGGATCTCGCAAAGCGTGCTCAGCATGACGAGCGGCAGCGGTCCCACGCTCGACTACACTCACCCGCCCGGCGACCCGGGACTGTTCGGCCCCGACTCCGTTTGCTGGCAAGTGCATGCCGATTTCACGTCGATGATGATCGGCGGCATCAGCGCGTTGATGCTGCAGGCGTTGCACCCGCTTGCGCTCGCGGGCGTCTGGGACCATTCGACGTTTCGCACCGATATGCGCGGGCGCCTGCGGCGCACGGCCACGTTCATCGCCGGCACGACGTACGGTGCGCACGACGACGCGCTTGCGCTGATCGAACGCGTCAAGCGTATCCATCTTTCGGTCACGGGCGTTGCGCCCGATGGCCGCCCTTATCGCGCGAGCGATCCGGCGTTGCTGACATGGGTGCACGTCGCGGAAGTGTCGAGCTTTCTGGCGGCGCATCTGCGCTATGTGAATCCGTCGTTATCGTCGGCTCGGCAAGACCGCTATTACGCGGAGGTGGCGCTGATCGCCAAGCTGCTCGGCGCGACCGACGTGCCCGAAACACGTGCGCAAGTCGCCGAGTATTTGTCGTCGATGCGCCCCGAGCTCGAGGCGGGGCCGCGCACCCATGAGGTCGTGCGCGTTTTGCGCCATGCCGCGCCGCCCGATCGTCCACTCATGCAGCCGGCCGTACGGTTAATGCTAAACGCGGGCGTCGATCTGCTGCCCGACTGGGCGCAGCAGATGCTCGGCTTCACACGGTTCGCGCGTATGCAGGCGGTACTCGCACGGCCGGGGGTACGGCTCGTCGGCCCCTTCATTCGATGGGCACACGTGAATGCGGTATCGAAGCGCGCGAGACGGCGGGCGGCGTCTGCGCCGGATGCTTAA
- the purH gene encoding bifunctional phosphoribosylaminoimidazolecarboxamide formyltransferase/IMP cyclohydrolase, with protein MIKQALISVSDKSGIVEFARSLSGLGVKILSTGGTAKLLADAGLPVTEVADYTGFPEMLDGRVKTLHPKVHGGILARRDLPEHMAALEAHGIPTIDLLVVNLYPFVATVAKDDCTLEDAIENIDIGGPTMLRSAAKNHRDVTVVVDPADYAAVLDEMRANANTVAYKTNFRLATKVFAHTAQYDGAITNYLTSLTDALQHTSRNAYPDTLNLAFEKVQDLRYGENPHQSAAFYRGISVPAGALAGYRQLQGKALSYNNIADADAAWECVKTFDAPACVIVKHANPCGVAVAENPAQAYAKAFQTDPTSAFGGIIAFNREVDEAAAQAVTKQFVEVLIAPSLTDAAKQVLAAKQNVRVLEIALGAGQNAFDFKRVGGGLLVQSPDAKNVLPRDLRVVTKRHPTPQEMDDLMFAWRVAKFVKSNAIVFCGKGMTLGVGAGQMSRVDSARIASIKAENAGLSLQGSAVASDAFFPFRDGLDVVVAAGATCVIHPGGSMRDDEVIAAADEHNIAMIMTGVRHFRH; from the coding sequence ATGATCAAGCAAGCGCTCATTTCCGTCTCCGACAAATCCGGCATCGTCGAATTCGCTCGTTCGCTGTCGGGGCTCGGCGTCAAGATCCTGTCGACGGGCGGCACAGCGAAGCTGCTCGCCGACGCCGGCCTACCGGTTACCGAAGTGGCCGATTACACCGGCTTTCCCGAGATGCTCGACGGGCGCGTCAAAACGCTGCATCCGAAGGTCCACGGCGGCATCCTGGCGCGTCGCGATTTGCCCGAACATATGGCCGCGCTCGAAGCGCACGGTATTCCGACGATCGATCTGCTCGTCGTGAATCTGTACCCGTTCGTTGCGACGGTCGCGAAGGACGATTGCACGCTCGAGGACGCGATCGAGAACATCGACATTGGCGGCCCGACCATGCTGCGCTCGGCGGCCAAGAACCATCGCGACGTCACGGTCGTCGTCGATCCGGCCGACTACGCCGCCGTGCTCGACGAAATGCGCGCGAACGCCAACACGGTCGCCTACAAGACGAATTTCCGGCTCGCAACGAAGGTGTTCGCGCATACGGCGCAGTACGACGGCGCGATCACGAACTACCTGACGAGCCTCACGGACGCCCTGCAGCACACCTCGCGCAACGCGTATCCGGACACGTTGAACCTCGCGTTCGAGAAGGTGCAGGATCTGCGTTATGGCGAGAACCCGCATCAAAGCGCGGCGTTCTATCGCGGTATCTCGGTGCCTGCCGGCGCGCTGGCCGGCTACCGCCAATTGCAGGGCAAAGCGCTTTCGTACAACAACATCGCCGACGCCGACGCGGCGTGGGAATGCGTGAAGACGTTCGACGCGCCGGCCTGCGTCATCGTCAAGCATGCGAACCCGTGCGGCGTGGCAGTTGCAGAGAATCCCGCGCAAGCGTATGCGAAAGCATTCCAGACCGACCCGACCTCGGCCTTCGGCGGCATCATCGCGTTCAACCGCGAAGTGGACGAAGCAGCGGCCCAAGCGGTCACGAAGCAGTTCGTCGAAGTGCTGATCGCGCCGTCGCTGACCGACGCCGCGAAGCAAGTGCTCGCTGCGAAGCAGAACGTGCGCGTACTCGAAATCGCGTTGGGCGCGGGGCAGAATGCATTCGACTTCAAGCGCGTCGGCGGCGGTCTGCTCGTGCAATCGCCCGATGCGAAGAACGTGCTGCCGCGCGACCTGCGCGTCGTCACGAAACGTCACCCGACGCCGCAGGAAATGGACGATCTGATGTTCGCGTGGCGTGTGGCGAAGTTCGTGAAATCGAACGCAATCGTGTTCTGCGGCAAGGGCATGACGCTCGGCGTCGGCGCGGGCCAAATGAGCCGTGTCGATTCGGCACGCATCGCGAGCATCAAGGCGGAAAACGCGGGCCTTTCGCTGCAAGGCTCGGCCGTGGCATCGGATGCGTTCTTCCCGTTCCGCGACGGCCTCGACGTCGTCGTCGCCGCGGGCGCGACCTGCGTGATTCATCCGGGCGGCTCGATGCGCGACGATGAAGTCATCGCGGCAGCCGACGAACACAACATCGCGATGATCATGACGGGCGTGCGGCATTTCCGTCATTGA
- a CDS encoding Fis family transcriptional regulator, with amino-acid sequence MSKHNIEQCVRDSLGMYFQDLDGANPHDIYDMVMSCVEKPMLEVVLERAGGNQSLAAEYLGINRNTLRKKLQQHGLL; translated from the coding sequence ATGAGCAAGCACAACATCGAACAATGCGTCCGCGACAGCCTGGGCATGTACTTCCAGGACCTCGACGGCGCCAACCCGCACGACATCTATGACATGGTGATGTCCTGCGTCGAGAAACCGATGCTCGAGGTGGTGCTCGAGCGGGCCGGCGGCAATCAGTCGCTGGCCGCCGAATATCTCGGCATCAACCGCAACACGTTGCGCAAGAAGCTGCAGCAGCACGGCCTGCTGTAA
- a CDS encoding UbiH/UbiF/VisC/COQ6 family ubiquinone biosynthesis hydroxylase: protein MSDIRPLPAPHEFDVTIVGAGPVGLALAAWLARRSASAGLSVALVDARDPQATAGDPRAIAISEGSRMLLEPFGAWPADANAIERIHVSQRGRFGRTLIERGEHGLPALGYVARYGSIVHALAGAVRRTQAHWFTSCRALAPQVEPGDAFVTLPIESAHLQRALRTRVLINAEGGLYGQAHGKRPHPEPADAETDRRTAGPAKQQQAAHADAASAHLAAKRETRDYGQTAIVGTVTVSAPQPHVAWERFTDAGPIALLPMGGVRQADYALVWCMKPEEAARRGELSDAVLLAELAIAFGERMGRFESIKGRATFPLGLIAAQTLVEGRIASIGNAAQTLHPVAGQGLNLGLRDAHALADALGHAGATPEALARFARRRAFDRRMTIGATDTLARLFTIDFAPLAALRGLALTALECMPPVKTALARQMMFGQRR, encoded by the coding sequence ATGAGCGACATTCGTCCTTTGCCCGCGCCGCATGAGTTCGACGTGACGATCGTCGGCGCGGGGCCCGTCGGTCTCGCGCTGGCGGCTTGGCTCGCGCGGCGCAGCGCGAGCGCGGGGCTGTCGGTGGCACTCGTCGACGCGCGCGACCCGCAGGCCACGGCCGGCGATCCGCGCGCGATCGCCATCTCGGAAGGCAGCAGGATGCTGCTCGAGCCGTTCGGTGCGTGGCCGGCCGATGCCAATGCAATCGAGCGCATTCACGTTTCGCAACGTGGCCGCTTCGGGCGCACGCTGATCGAGCGCGGCGAACACGGCCTGCCGGCGCTCGGCTACGTCGCGCGCTATGGGTCGATCGTCCATGCGCTGGCCGGGGCCGTGCGCCGCACGCAAGCGCATTGGTTCACGTCGTGCCGCGCACTAGCGCCACAGGTCGAGCCCGGCGACGCGTTCGTCACGCTGCCGATCGAAAGCGCACATCTGCAGCGCGCCCTCAGGACGCGCGTACTCATCAATGCCGAAGGCGGGCTATACGGGCAAGCGCATGGAAAGCGGCCCCATCCGGAGCCGGCCGATGCCGAAACCGATCGCCGCACGGCCGGCCCCGCCAAGCAGCAACAGGCAGCGCACGCCGATGCGGCCAGCGCGCATCTCGCGGCCAAGCGCGAAACGCGCGACTACGGCCAAACGGCGATCGTCGGCACCGTCACCGTCTCGGCGCCGCAGCCTCACGTCGCGTGGGAGCGATTCACCGACGCAGGCCCGATCGCCCTACTGCCGATGGGCGGCGTGCGCCAAGCCGACTACGCGCTCGTCTGGTGCATGAAGCCCGAGGAAGCGGCGCGCCGCGGCGAGCTGTCCGACGCAGTACTGCTGGCGGAACTCGCCATCGCGTTCGGCGAGCGCATGGGCCGCTTCGAGTCGATCAAGGGGCGCGCGACGTTCCCGCTCGGGCTCATCGCTGCGCAAACGCTGGTCGAGGGCCGCATCGCGTCGATCGGCAACGCGGCGCAGACGTTGCACCCCGTGGCCGGACAGGGCTTGAACCTCGGGCTGCGCGATGCGCACGCGCTTGCCGATGCGCTCGGTCATGCGGGCGCCACGCCCGAAGCGCTCGCGCGATTCGCACGCCGGCGCGCCTTCGATCGCCGCATGACGATCGGCGCGACCGACACGCTCGCACGGCTGTTTACGATCGATTTTGCTCCTTTGGCGGCACTGCGCGGCCTCGCGCTGACGGCGCTCGAGTGCATGCCGCCGGTCAAGACGGCACTCGCGCGCCAGATGATGTTCGGTCAGCGCCGCTAG
- the ruvA gene encoding Holliday junction branch migration protein RuvA, translating to MIGRIAGILLEKNPPHLLIDCNGVGYEVDVPMSTFYNLPSTGDKIALLTQLIVREDAHLLYGFGTAQERATFRELLKISGIGARMALAVLSGMSVQELAQAVTLQDAARLTRVPGIGKKTAERLLLELKGKLGAELGAAAGTVSPSDHASDILNALLALGYSEKEALAAIKNVPAGTGVSEGIKLALKALSKA from the coding sequence ATGATCGGTCGCATTGCAGGCATCCTGCTCGAAAAGAATCCGCCTCATCTACTCATCGATTGCAACGGCGTCGGCTATGAAGTCGACGTGCCGATGAGCACCTTCTACAACCTACCGTCGACAGGCGACAAAATCGCCCTGCTGACGCAGCTCATCGTGCGCGAGGATGCGCATCTGCTCTACGGTTTCGGCACCGCGCAGGAACGCGCGACCTTTCGCGAACTCCTCAAGATCAGCGGCATCGGCGCGCGGATGGCGCTGGCCGTGCTTTCAGGCATGAGCGTGCAGGAGCTCGCGCAAGCGGTCACGCTGCAAGACGCCGCGCGCCTCACGCGGGTGCCCGGCATCGGCAAGAAAACGGCGGAGCGGCTGCTGCTCGAACTGAAGGGCAAGCTGGGCGCGGAACTTGGTGCGGCTGCGGGCACCGTCTCGCCGTCGGACCACGCCTCGGACATCCTCAACGCCCTGCTCGCGCTCGGGTATTCGGAGAAAGAGGCACTCGCTGCGATCAAGAACGTGCCCGCCGGCACCGGCGTCTCCGAAGGCATCAAACTCGCGCTCAAGGCGCTGTCGAAAGCGTAA
- the ruvC gene encoding crossover junction endodeoxyribonuclease RuvC yields the protein MRILGIDPGLRVTGFGVIEQTGQRLTYVTSGVIRTTDGDLPSRLGTIFDGVCALIRQHAPDQSAIEKVFVNVNPQSTLLLGQARGAAICGLVAGGVPVAEYTALQLKQAVVGYGRATKEQMQQMVVRLLSLSGVPGTDAADALGMAICHAHGGSTLDTLGGIAPALAKKGLRVRRGRLVG from the coding sequence ATGAGAATCCTCGGCATCGACCCCGGCTTGCGCGTCACGGGTTTTGGCGTCATCGAGCAGACGGGGCAGCGGCTCACCTACGTGACGAGCGGCGTGATCCGCACCACCGACGGCGATCTGCCCTCCCGGCTCGGCACGATCTTCGACGGCGTCTGCGCGCTCATCCGTCAACACGCGCCCGACCAGTCGGCCATCGAAAAGGTGTTCGTCAACGTCAATCCGCAATCGACGCTGCTGCTCGGCCAGGCGCGCGGCGCGGCGATCTGCGGGCTCGTCGCCGGTGGCGTGCCGGTGGCCGAGTACACGGCGCTGCAGTTGAAACAGGCGGTCGTCGGCTACGGCCGGGCGACGAAAGAACAAATGCAGCAAATGGTGGTGCGCTTGCTGAGCCTGTCGGGTGTACCCGGCACCGACGCCGCCGATGCGCTCGGCATGGCGATTTGCCACGCCCACGGCGGCAGCACGCTCGACACGCTCGGCGGCATCGCGCCCGCCCTGGCCAAGAAGGGCCTACGCGTGCGGCGCGGGCGGCTCGTGGGATAG
- a CDS encoding histidine phosphatase family protein, whose protein sequence is MPTQVLFIRHGETSWNRVKRIQGHIDIPLAETGVEQAQRLAERLAREALGGARLDAIYSSDLQRAQQTARPTAAALGLVPHLVEGLRERAYGVFQGHESAEIAQRYPDDYARWQTRDPGFSPEGGESVRVFYHRVVHAVAAMVAKHPGGRIACVTHGGVLDCVYRHARGLALDAPRNYALLNTSINTVEFGDDGGSTVLEWADVAHLGGASDDDGLVKAARAAR, encoded by the coding sequence ATGCCGACGCAAGTTCTTTTCATCCGACATGGCGAGACGTCTTGGAATCGCGTGAAGCGCATCCAGGGGCACATCGATATCCCGCTGGCCGAGACCGGTGTCGAGCAAGCGCAGCGTCTTGCCGAGCGCTTGGCGCGCGAAGCGCTCGGCGGTGCAAGGCTCGATGCGATCTATTCGAGCGATCTGCAGCGCGCTCAGCAGACGGCGCGGCCGACGGCTGCGGCGCTGGGGCTCGTGCCGCATCTCGTCGAGGGTTTGCGCGAGCGCGCTTACGGCGTGTTTCAGGGCCACGAGAGCGCGGAGATCGCGCAGCGCTATCCCGACGACTACGCGCGTTGGCAAACCCGCGATCCGGGATTCTCGCCGGAAGGCGGCGAATCGGTGCGTGTGTTTTATCACCGCGTCGTGCATGCGGTGGCCGCGATGGTAGCAAAGCATCCGGGCGGCCGTATCGCCTGCGTGACGCACGGCGGCGTGCTCGACTGCGTCTACCGCCATGCGCGTGGCCTCGCGCTCGATGCACCGCGCAATTATGCGTTGCTCAACACGAGCATCAACACGGTCGAGTTCGGCGACGATGGGGGCTCGACGGTGCTCGAATGGGCCGACGTCGCGCACTTGGGCGGCGCGAGCGACGATGATGGGTTGGTGAAGGCGGCGCGCGCAGCCCGCTGA
- the ruvB gene encoding Holliday junction branch migration DNA helicase RuvB: MIETDKLAAERIISATPTSSHEEVFERALRPRQLDEYVGQEKVRGQLEIFIEAAKRRSEALDHVLLFGPPGLGKTTLAHIIAREMGVNLRQTSGPVLERAGDLAALLTNLEANDVLFIDEIHRLSPVVEEILYPALEDYQIDIMIGEGPAARSVKLDLQPFTLVGATTRAGMLTNPLRDRFGIVARLEFYDAEQLSRIVRRSATLLGAQIHPDGAFEIAKRSRGTPRIANRLLRRVRDYAEVKADGAITARVADAALAMLDVDAVGFDLMDRKLLEAILHKFDGGPVGVDNLAAAIGEERDTIEDVLEPYLIQQGFLQRTPRGRVATLAAYRHFGLAAPDASSTVRTLWDGGDA, translated from the coding sequence ATGATCGAAACCGATAAGCTCGCCGCCGAGCGCATCATTTCCGCCACGCCCACCTCGTCGCACGAAGAAGTGTTCGAGCGCGCGCTGCGTCCGCGCCAGCTCGACGAATACGTCGGGCAGGAAAAAGTGCGCGGCCAGCTCGAAATCTTCATCGAAGCGGCGAAGCGCCGTTCCGAAGCGCTCGACCACGTTCTGCTGTTCGGGCCGCCCGGCCTCGGCAAAACGACGCTCGCGCACATCATCGCGCGCGAGATGGGGGTGAACCTGCGCCAAACGTCGGGGCCGGTGCTCGAACGCGCAGGCGACTTGGCCGCTTTACTGACGAATCTCGAAGCGAACGACGTCCTTTTCATCGACGAAATCCATAGGCTTTCGCCCGTCGTCGAGGAAATTCTGTATCCGGCGCTCGAGGATTATCAGATCGACATCATGATCGGCGAAGGGCCGGCCGCGCGCAGCGTGAAGCTCGATCTTCAGCCGTTCACGCTCGTGGGCGCAACCACGCGCGCCGGGATGCTGACGAACCCGCTGCGCGACCGCTTCGGCATCGTCGCCCGGCTCGAGTTCTACGATGCCGAGCAACTCTCGCGCATCGTTCGCCGCTCGGCCACGCTGCTCGGGGCGCAGATTCATCCTGACGGCGCGTTCGAGATCGCCAAGCGCTCGCGCGGCACGCCGCGGATCGCGAACCGCCTACTGCGGCGCGTGCGCGACTACGCCGAGGTCAAGGCCGACGGCGCGATCACCGCGCGTGTCGCCGATGCGGCGCTCGCCATGCTCGACGTCGACGCGGTCGGCTTCGATCTGATGGACCGCAAGCTGCTCGAGGCAATCCTGCACAAGTTCGACGGCGGCCCGGTCGGCGTCGACAACCTCGCCGCCGCCATCGGCGAGGAGCGCGATACGATCGAAGACGTCCTCGAGCCGTATCTGATTCAACAGGGCTTTTTGCAGCGCACGCCGCGCGGGCGCGTGGCAACGCTCGCCGCATATCGCCATTTCGGCCTGGCCGCGCCCGACGCATCGAGCACCGTGCGCACGTTGTGGGACGGGGGCGACGCGTAA
- a CDS encoding aminopeptidase P N-terminal domain-containing protein — protein sequence MNTLTESPIAVSVHQARRERLLAAMRAAGGGVALVPTAPEVLRNRDTDYPYRHDSYFFYLSGFAEPQSFIVLDATAPEGEPQSILFCRTKNAERETWEGFHYGPEAAREAFGFDAAFAIEDLDAQVPRIIADAPALFYGFGRSAEFDAQVRRWLEAVRAQSRSGVVAPVKLVDALPVLDDMRLVKDEHELAIMRQAARISAQAHRRAMQICRPGMREYELEAELLYTFRRHGAQAPAYGSIVAAGANACVLHYPAGNAIARDGDLILIDAACELDGYASDITRTFPANGRFSPAQRELYDIVLAAQQAAIDATRPGVSFEAPHDAAVRVLAQGLLDTGIVDRTKYASVDDVIAERAYSRFYMHRTGHWIGMDVHDCGDYRERTAPPDATGALPWRTLQASMALTIEPGLYVRAAPDVPEHYWNIGIRIEDDAIVTEDGCVLITRDVPVAADAIEALMRDARQASPSA from the coding sequence ATGAATACGCTGACCGAATCCCCCATCGCCGTCTCTGTCCACCAAGCGCGGCGCGAACGCCTGCTCGCCGCCATGCGCGCCGCGGGCGGCGGCGTCGCGCTCGTGCCGACGGCACCCGAGGTGCTGCGCAACCGCGATACCGACTATCCGTATCGCCATGACAGCTATTTCTTCTACTTGAGCGGTTTTGCCGAACCGCAGTCGTTCATCGTCCTGGACGCGACGGCGCCAGAGGGCGAGCCGCAATCGATTCTCTTTTGCCGGACGAAAAACGCCGAGCGCGAAACCTGGGAGGGATTCCATTACGGCCCCGAGGCGGCGCGCGAAGCGTTCGGATTCGATGCCGCGTTTGCGATCGAAGACCTCGACGCGCAAGTGCCGCGCATCATCGCCGACGCCCCCGCCCTCTTCTACGGGTTCGGCCGCTCGGCCGAGTTCGACGCGCAGGTGCGGCGCTGGCTCGAAGCCGTGCGCGCGCAAAGCCGCAGCGGCGTCGTCGCGCCCGTCAAGCTCGTCGATGCCCTACCGGTCCTCGACGACATGCGCCTCGTCAAGGACGAGCACGAGCTCGCGATCATGCGTCAGGCCGCGCGGATTTCAGCGCAGGCGCATCGGCGCGCGATGCAGATATGCCGCCCGGGTATGCGGGAGTACGAACTCGAAGCCGAGTTGCTCTATACGTTTCGCCGCCACGGGGCGCAAGCGCCCGCGTACGGCTCGATCGTCGCGGCCGGCGCGAATGCCTGCGTGCTGCACTATCCGGCCGGCAACGCGATCGCCCGCGACGGCGACCTCATCCTCATCGACGCCGCCTGCGAACTGGACGGCTATGCATCCGACATTACGCGCACGTTCCCCGCGAACGGGCGCTTCTCGCCCGCTCAGCGCGAGCTCTACGACATCGTGCTGGCGGCGCAGCAAGCGGCGATCGACGCCACCCGCCCCGGCGTGAGCTTCGAGGCGCCGCACGACGCGGCCGTGCGCGTGCTCGCGCAAGGGCTGCTCGATACGGGCATCGTCGATCGCACGAAGTACGCATCGGTCGACGACGTCATCGCCGAGCGCGCCTATTCGCGCTTTTACATGCACCGCACGGGTCATTGGATCGGCATGGACGTGCACGATTGCGGCGACTATCGCGAACGCACGGCGCCGCCCGACGCCACCGGCGCGTTGCCATGGCGCACGCTGCAGGCGTCGATGGCGCTGACGATCGAGCCAGGCCTGTACGTGCGGGCCGCGCCGGACGTGCCTGAGCACTATTGGAACATCGGCATTCGCATCGAGGACGACGCGATCGTCACCGAAGACGGATGTGTCCTGATCACGCGCGACGTACCCGTCGCGGCCGACGCGATCGAGGCGCTGATGCGCGATGCCCGGCAGGCATCGCCTTCCGCCTGA
- the dusB gene encoding tRNA dihydrouridine synthase DusB, translating to MPTLGSHTLRNNLFVAPMAGVTDRPFRQLCKRLGAGYAVSEMVASNAQLWKSEKTMRRANHAGEVEPIAVQIAGADPAMMAEAARYNVDNGAQIIDINMGCPAKKVCNVAAGSALLQNEPLVTRIVEAVVEAVGSGPGAVPVTLKIRTGWNRENRNAVRIARLAEAAGVSMLTVHGRTRADLYHGEAEYDTIAAVKAAVRIPVVANGDIDSPAKARAVLAATGADAIMIGRAAQGRPWLFREIEHFLMTGELLPPPRIAEIRQVMNEHLEDHYAFYGEYTGVRTARKHIGWYTRGLSGANAFRHRMNTLDTTREQLVAVNTFFDEQQALSDRLVYVDEDTPEHATPNRNEPLAA from the coding sequence ATGCCCACGCTCGGCTCGCACACTCTGCGCAACAACCTTTTCGTCGCTCCGATGGCGGGCGTGACGGATCGGCCGTTCCGCCAGCTTTGCAAGCGGCTCGGCGCCGGCTACGCCGTGTCCGAAATGGTCGCATCGAACGCGCAGCTCTGGAAAAGCGAGAAGACCATGCGCCGCGCGAATCATGCGGGCGAAGTCGAGCCGATCGCGGTGCAGATCGCGGGGGCCGACCCGGCGATGATGGCCGAAGCGGCGCGCTACAACGTCGACAACGGCGCCCAGATCATCGACATCAACATGGGATGCCCGGCCAAGAAGGTCTGCAACGTCGCGGCCGGCTCGGCCCTGCTGCAAAACGAGCCGCTCGTCACGCGCATCGTCGAGGCCGTCGTCGAAGCAGTCGGCAGCGGGCCCGGCGCAGTACCGGTCACGCTGAAAATCCGCACCGGCTGGAACCGCGAGAACCGCAATGCCGTGCGCATCGCACGGCTGGCCGAGGCCGCCGGCGTTTCGATGCTGACGGTGCACGGCCGCACGCGGGCCGATCTTTACCACGGCGAGGCCGAGTACGACACGATCGCGGCCGTCAAGGCGGCCGTGCGCATTCCCGTCGTCGCCAACGGCGACATCGATTCGCCGGCCAAGGCACGCGCCGTACTCGCGGCAACGGGCGCGGACGCGATCATGATCGGCCGGGCGGCGCAAGGACGCCCGTGGCTCTTTCGCGAAATCGAGCATTTCCTTATGACGGGCGAGCTGCTGCCGCCGCCGCGCATCGCCGAAATCCGGCAAGTGATGAACGAGCATCTCGAGGATCACTATGCGTTTTACGGCGAATATACGGGCGTGCGCACAGCGCGCAAGCACATCGGCTGGTACACTCGCGGCCTTTCCGGCGCCAATGCGTTCCGGCACCGGATGAATACGCTCGATACCACCCGCGAGCAGCTCGTCGCAGTCAACACGTTTTTCGACGAGCAGCAGGCGTTGTCGGACCGGCTCGTCTATGTCGACGAGGACACGCCCGAGCACGCCACGCCGAACCGCAACGAACCTTTAGCAGCATGA